CAAGTCGGAGTCTTCGGCCGCGCTGTAGACTTCCGGGCCCAGGGCCTTGAGCACCGCGGCCGCGTCTTCCTGTACTGTCCAGCGGTAGCCCGTGGTCGGGTTGCTCGGCAGGCTGAGAATCAGTTGCTGGCCAGCCTGCAGGCTGATCGGGCACTGGCTCTGTTTCTGCACCTGCAGGCTCTTCGAGGGGCTGGCGCAGGCGCTCAGCAGAACCAGGCCAGCGAGAAGAGGCAGACGGTTGGCGTTGATCATGACGGGCTCCAGGCGCGGAAATCGACCGTCAGCATAACGGCAGAACGCCAAGGCTGTAACCCGCCCGCGGCCTGATTCAGTCGACGATGAACAGGCGCGCGCCACGAGTCGTCGAACTGCGGTGCGCTTCGGCCTCGTCGGCCACCTGATAGCTCATGCCCGGGGTCATCACGAAACGGCGGCCGTCTTCGAGCTCGGTGTGCAGTTCACCTTCCAGGCAGAGCAGGATATGGCCCTTCTTGCACCAATGGTCGGCCAGGTAGCCCGCCGTGTATTCGACCATGCGCACGCGCAGCGTACCGAACTGGCAGGTGCGCCAGTAGGCCATGCCCGTTTCGCCGGCATGTTCGGTAGCGGAAATCTGGCTCCAGTCGGTGACGCCAAAGGGGATATCGCTGATGTTCATCAAATGGCCCTGCAGAAAGGAGAGGGTGTTAGTGCCGAGCAACGCTCACACCTTCGAGGTTGGCGAACGAGGTGTCCTTGGCGGTGAGCAGGAAGTCGCGCATGAAGGGCGCATCGAGCATGTCGGTGCGTACGCCGGCATAGAGCGTGGCGAACAGACCCTTGTCGCCCAGGCGCTTGGCGGTCACGTAACCGCGTGAACTGTACTCGTGCAGCGCCCAGTTGGGCAGGCCGCAGACGCCGCGACCGCTGGCCACCAGTTGCATCATCATCACCGTCAGCTCGGAGGTACGCACCTGAGCCGGCTCGATGTCGGCGGGCTCCAGGAAGCGGGTGAAGATATCCAGGCGATCACGCTCCACCGGATAGGTGATCAGGGTTTCCTTGAGCAGATCCTCGGGGCGGATATAGGCGCGGTTGGCCAGGGCGTGCTGGTTGGCCACCGCCAGCATGGCTTCGTAGGTGAACAGCGGCACGTAGGTGATGCCTGAGAGCTCCAGCGGGTCGGAGGTCACTACCAGGTCCAGATCGCCGCGGGCCAGGGCGGGCAGCGGGGCGAAGGAAAAGCCCGAGGCCAGGTCGAGCTCGACCTCCGGCCAGGCGTCGCGGAACTGATCGATGGTCGGCATCAGCCACTGGAAGCAACTGTGGCATTCGATGGCCATATGCAGGCGGCCAGCCGTACCGCCGGCGAGGCGCGACAGATCGCGCTCGGCGCTGCGCAGCAGCGGCAGCACGCTATCGCACAGCTGTAGCAGGCGCAGCCCGGCGCTGGTGAAGCGCACCGGCTTGGTCTTGCGCACGAATAGCTGCATACCGAGGCGTTCTTCGAGCTCCTTGAACTGATGCGACAGCGCCGACTGGGTCAGGTGCAACCGGTCGGCGGCCTCGACCAGGCTGTCGGTTTCACGCAGGGCGTGAAGGGTCTTCAAATGGCGGATTTCGAGCATCGGGTACCTGTAGGCTATTCAACTGCTCAGGAAATAAGATGAACAGTATTCATGCCGGTCAGTGTCGCCGATGAGCCGGTCTGCTGTCGAGTCGCCCTCCATGTGTCCGCCTGGCAGGTTTCATCAAACTGTCACCAATCTGTGGCAGCGCGCCATGGTCCATCACTGCGAGACTTGCCTGCTATTCGGCTTATCGTTCGTGGACCCCAAGATGCGCGTGGTTATTTTTCTGGCTGCCTGGCTATGCAGCCTGTCGTCCCTGGCGACTGAAACATGCAAGGTCGGTATGGGCGTCGAGCGCGCATCCGTCGGCAAGGTGAGCCTGGCGTATCAGAGCATCGGGCGTCGCAGCGATCCTGCACTGTTGCTGGTCATGGGCCTGGGCGGGCAACTGATCCACTGGCCCGACGACGTGGTCGAGCAGCTGTGCGAACAGGGCTTTCGGGTGATCCGTTTCGACAACCGTGACGTCGGGCTGAGCCGCTGGAACGCCGAGGCGCCCAGCGCCAACCTGGCCTATGAAGTACTGCGCTACCGCCTTGGCCTGGCGGTGGGTGCCCCGTATGGCTTGCGTGATATGGCCGCTGATTCACTGGGGCTGATGGATGCGTTGGGCATTGGCGAGTTTCATCTGCTGGGCGCCAGCATGGGCGGCATGATCGCCCAGCATATCGCCGACATGGCGCCGCAGCGGGTGCGCAGCCTGACCCTGGTGATGACCAGCTCAGGCGCCCAGGGGCTGCCGGCACCGAGTCCGGCGCTGTTGCACCTGCTGGCACGCCGCGAGGCGCCGAGCCGGGAGGTGGCCCTGGAGCAACAGGCCGATCTGCTGGCCGCGCTGGGCAGCCCGAGTGTGGTGGATGATCGTGCAGCGCTGCTGCAGCAGGCCGAAATCGCCTACGACCGGGCCTTCAACCCGGCGGGGGTGGAGCGGCAATTGCTGGCGATTCTTGCCGAAGGCAGCCGGGTCGATCTGCTCAATCGTCTGCAGGTGCCGACCCTGGTGGTGCATGGCACCGCCGACCCGCTGTTGCCGGTGATGCACGGCGTGCATGTCGCCGCGCATATCCGGGGCAGTGAGCTGCGCCTGATTCCAGGGCTGGCCCACCGGTTTCAGGAGCGCTTCAAGGCGCCGTTGCTTGCCGCGGTACTGCCACATCTGCAAGCGCATCGCCAGGATGTGCAACTGGTACAGATGTAAGCAGCGCGCTCGCCTCGCCCGGAGCCAGATAGGCTTCCAGACGGCTGCGCTCGGCGCCACTCAGGAACAGCCCCAACTTGCTGCGGCGCCAGAGAATGTCATCCACCTCGGTGGCCCATTCCTGTTCGCGCAGGTAGTCCACCTCGCGGGCGTACAGACCATGACCGAAGTGCTCGCCCAGGTCGGCTTCGCCCTGCACCTTGTCGAGCAGCTGCCAGATACGGCTGCCATAGGTGATTGCCCAGCGACTCGCCAGCTCGGCAGTCAGCCAGCTGTGGCGGGCGCGCAGGGCTTCGACCAGGCTTTCGCGGCTTTGCATGTTCTCGCCGCCCGGCAGTGGTGCCTCGGCCGTCCAGCGCGCCTGCATGTTCGGGAAGAACGGCGCCAGCTGGGCCAGCGCCGACTCCGCCAGCTTGCGGTAGGTGGTCAGCTTGCCACCGAACACCGACAGCAGCGGCGGCTCATTGCCCTGGGCGGACAGCGACAGGGTGTAGTCGCGGGTGATGGCCGACGGCTCGTCGGACTCGTCATCGCACAGCGGGCGCACGCCAGCGTAGCTGTGCAGGATGTCCTCGCGGCTCAGTGACTTGCGGAAATGATCGTTGACCACCTTGAGCAGGTAACCGGTTTCTTCCTCGCTGATACTCACGGCAGCCGGGTCGCCCTGGTACTCGCGGTCCGTGGTGCCGATCAGGGTGAAGCGATCCAGGTAGGGGATGGCGAAGACGATGCGGCGGTCTTCGTTCTGCAGGATATAGGCTTCCTTGCCCTCGAACAGGCGCGGCACCACGATGTGGCTGCCCTGGATCAGGCGGATGCCGTAGGGCGATTTCTGCTGCAGGTCGTCACGGATGAAGCGTGCCACCCAGGGGCCTGCGGCATTGACCAGCGCCTTGGCGCGGATCGAGAAACGGCTGCCATCGGCACGCTCCAGATCGACTTCCCAGGCACCCTTGCTGCGCCGTGCGCTGACGCAGCGGGTGTGGGTATGCACGTGGGCGCCGTGCTCGCGGGCCGCCATGGCATTGAGTACCACCAGGCGGGCATCGTCGACCCAGCAATCGGAGTATTCGAAACCCTTGCTGATCTCGGCCTTGAGCGGGCTGTCGGCGCCAAAGCTCAGGCCGCGCGAGCGCGGCAGCGCCTTGCGCTTGCCCAGGTTGTCGTAGAGAAACAGGCCGGCGCGAATCATCCAGGCCGGACGCAGGTGCGGGCGGTGGGGAAGGATGAAGCGCATCGGGCTGACGATGTGCGGCGCCTTGGCCAGCAGCACTTCGCGTTCGGCCAGGGCCTCGCGTACCAGGCGGAACTCGTGGTGCTCCAGGTAGCGCAGCCCGCCATGGATCAGCTTGCTGCTCGCCGAGGAGGTATGGCGGGCCAGGTCGTCCTTCTCGCAAAGAAACACCGACAGGCCGCGACCTGCCGCATCACAGGCAATGCCGGCGCCATTGATGCCGCCGCCCACCACGGCAATATCGTAAACCTCGGACAGCGGGCTGTTGGACAGGCTGGGTGTGGACATCGTCGTGGCCTCGTATAGCGTTTGTATTTTCAAATCGAACATGAATGTTCATTTTCGAAAATATTAGCGCATGAATAAATGGGTATCCAGTGCTGTTCGATCAAAAAGAATCACGAAATACGCCGGAATGAAAATTCGCGAACACAGTTACAGATGCTCGCCGGCCGAGAAGGTTCGCTGGATGTTCGAATTGGAATAAAAACGACACGCGCCGCCGCGATGGGCGTGTCAGGCCCAGGGCGGCGGTGGTTGCAGGAGGGCGTCAGACAACGTCGAGACGGATCTTGTGCTGGTCGAGCAGCTGGCAAAGGCCGGCAACCGGCTGCTGGTCGGTCACCAGGCAGTCGATCAGGCTGATCGGGCCCAGGCGAATCATCGCGTTGCGGCCGAACTTGCTGGAGTCGGCGGCGAGAATCACCTGGCGAGCATTGGCGATGATCGCCTGGGAAACCCGTACTTCCTGGTAGTCGAAATCCAGCAGGCTGCCATCTTCGTCGATGCCGCTGATACCGACCAAGGCGAAGTCGACCTTGAACTGGTTGATGAAGTCCACGCTGGCCTGGCCCACCAGACCGCCATCGCGGCGCACATTGCCGCCGGTCAACAGCACGTCGAAGTCATCCTTGGCGGCGAGCATCGCGGCGACGTTGAGGTTGTTGGTGATGATCTTCAGGTGGTTGTGGTTGAGCAGCGCCCGAGCGATGGCTTCGGTGGTGGTGCCGATGTTGATGAACAGCGAGGCATGGTCGGGAATCTGCGCGGCCACCGCTTCGCCGATGCGCTGTTTCTCCTGGCGCATCTGGTCGGCGCGCATCGCGTAGGCGGTGTTCTCGACGCTGGAGTCATAGGCCGCGCCGCCATGGTAGCGGCGTAGCAGGTTGGCATCGGCCAGCTGATTGATATCGCGGCGGATGGTTTGCGGGGTGACGACGAACTGGGTGGCCAGCTCCTCGATGCTGACGTACCCGCGTTCGCGGATCAGATCGAGGATTTGCTGCTGGCGAGGGGGCAGATTCATTGAATGTCCTTCGGGCCGCACGGAATTTCCCCATGATGCCGCACGAATCTGCTCACTGCCAGCAACAGCCGGGGCTGAGGGCTTACTGCTGCGCTTCGTGGGGCTGCCAGTCGCGGGTGCGGCCCACGGCCTTCTTCCAGCCCTCGTAGAACTTCTCCTTGTCCGTATCGGCCAGCTGGGGCTCGAACTCGCGCTCGATCACCGCCTTGCCACGCAGTTCGTCCAGGCTGCTCCAGAACCCGGTGGCCAGGCCGGCCAGGTAGGCGGCGCCCAGGGCGGTGGTCTCGCGCATTTGCGGGCGCTCCACATGGGTGCCCAGGATGTCGGCCTGGAACTGCATCAGGAAGTTGTTGGCCACCGCGCCGCCATCCACGCGCAGGGATTTGAGGCGCTCGCCGGAATCCTGCTGCATGGCGTCGAGCACGTCGCGGGTCTGGTAGGCGATGGACTCCAGGGCGGCGCGGATGATGTGGTCGATCTTCACGCCGCGGGTCAGGCCGAGCAGCCCACCACGGGCATAGGGATCCCAGTAGGGCGCGCCCAGGCCAGTGAAGGCCGGGACCAGGTACACGCCGTTGCTGTCCTTGACCTTGCCGGCGAAGTACTCGGTGTCGTAGGCGTCGTTGACCACCTTCAATTCGTCGCGCAGCCACTGGATGGTGGAGCCGGCGTTGAAGATCGCCCCTTCCAGTGCATAGGCCACTTCGCCGCGCGGGCCGCAGGCGATGGTGGTGAGCATGCCGTGCTGGGACTTGACCGCCTTGTCGCCGGTGTTCATCAGCAGGAAGCAGCCGGTGCCGTAGGTGTTCTTGGCCTGGCCTGGTTCGACGCACATCTGGCCGAACAGCGCGGCCTGCTGGTCGCCGGCGATGCCGGCGATGGCGATGCCGCTCTTGGTGTGGCCGTAGACCTCGGACGAGGATTTGACCTCGGGCAGCATCTCCCTGGGGATATCCAGCACCTCCAGCATCTTCGCATCCCATTGCAGGGTGTGGATGTTGAAGAGCAGGGTGCGCGCGGCGTTGGTGTAGTCGGTGACGTGCACCTTGCCGCCGGTGAATTTCCAGATCAGCCAGCTATCGATGGTACCGAACAGCAGCTCCCCCTTGCGGGCGCGCTCGCGGCTGCCTTCGACATGGTCGAGGATCCACTTCAGCTTGGTGCCCGAGAAGTAGGGGTCGGTGACCAGGCCGGTGGTTTCCTGGATGTATTCTTCCAGGCCATCGCGCTTGAGCTGCTGGCAGATTTCGGTGCTGCGGCGGCATTGCCAGACGATCGCGTTGTGGATCGGGCGGCCGGTGTTCTTGTCCCACACCACGGTGGTTTCGCGTTGGTTGGTGATACCGATGGCGGCCACCTGGTCATGGTGCAGACCGGCCTGCGCCAGTGCCTCGACCATCACCGCGCTTTGCGTGGCGAAGATTTCCATCGGATCGTGTTCGACCCAGCCGCTTTGCGGGTAATGCTGGGTGAATTCGCGCTGGGCGATGCACACCACATTGGCATCGCGATCGAAGATGATCGCCCGGGAGCTGGTGGTGCCCTGGTCGAGGGCAATGAGGTAGTTCTTGTCGGTCATGTCGATTGCCTTGAGGTAAGCGGAGGACAAAATGGCGTGCGTCTCGTGCCGATGCGTACGCCGTTGAAATCAGGAAGCTTTGACGTCGCGGTCGGCGGCGCGTTCTGCCGTCGGCGCTTCGACCACGCTGGGCAGGTGGCGCGCGACCAGGGTGCGGTACGCCGCGGCGCCGAGGCAGGCGCCCAGGATCGGCGCGAAGATCGGCACCAGGAAATAGGGGATGTCACGGCCGCCGGTGAGGGAGATCTCGCCCCAGCCCATGATGAAGGTCATCAGCTTGGGCCCGAAGTCCCGCGCCGGGTTCATCGCAAAGCCGGTCAGCGGGCCCATGGCACTGCCGATCACGGCGATCAGCAGGCCGATCAGCAGCGGTGCCATCGGGCCGCGGGGCAGGCCGTTGTTGTCGTCGGTAATGGACATGATCACGCCCATCAGGATGGCGGTGATCACCACTTCGACCATGAATGCCTGCCCGGTGGAGAGCGCCGGATTGGGGAAGGTGGAGAACACCGACGCCAGTTCCAGGCTGGCCTGGGAGCCACGAACCATCTGGTTGGCCTGTTCGAATTCGCTGAACAGCCCGCTGTACAGGGTGTAAACCAGCAGTGCGCCGCAGAAGGCGCCGGCGATCTGGGCGAGTATGTAGAACGGCAGCTTGCGCTTTTCGAAACCGGCGAACAGCCAGAGCGCGACGCTCACCGCCGGGTTGAGGTGCGCGCCGGATACGCCTGCCGTCAGGTAGATGGCCATGCTGACGCCGACGCCCCAGATGATGCTGATTTCCCACAGGCCGAAACTGGCACCTGCGACCTTGAGGGCGGCAACGCAGCCGGTGCCGAAGAAGATCAGCAGGGCCGTGCCCAGAAACTCGGCCATACATTGGCCCGATAGCGAGGGTTGTTGTAGTGCAGCTGTCATGGGAAGCCTCGTTTTTGTTGTTGTGCGGCGCTGGTGTCAGGTACGGCGGCCCACTGCGGGATTAGGGCGGCGTTTGCACCATTGCCATCGGGGTAAGGGTCTCTGGATGTTCGTAATCGAAAAAAGTAGATCTGGTTTGCGCATATTGTCAAAAATCGAACCCCTCAAAGGGTGGATATTTTCGATATCAATCGCGCATACAGTTCAATAGGTCAGTTTCGCGACTGATAGGTTCCGTTGTGAAACAAGTTTCCTCGGCGGCCGCCGATTGGCGCAGCGTTTCGCCGGTCGTGGCGCTAGAATCGCCGGACGTTTCCCACGCCTTCCGGAGCCTGCATGACACCCGCATTGAATCTGTTGAAGAAGGTTCGTGCCGCGCATCGAATCCATAGCTATGAACATGATCCCAAGGCGGCTTCCTATGGCCTGGAAGCGGCCGAGAAGCTAGACCTTGAGCCGGCTCAGGTGTTCAAGACGTTGTTGGTGGCCAGCGAGAAAGGGGAGTTGCTGGTGGCGGTGGTGCCGGTGGTCGGCAGCCTGGACCTCAAGGCCCTGGCCCACGCGGCCGGGGTGAAGAAGGTGGACATGGCGCCGGTCGACGCCGCGCAGCGCGCGACCGGGTATCTGGTCGGCGGCATCAGCCCGCTGGGCCAGAAGAAGCGCCTGCGGACCTTTATCGATAGCAGCGCCAGGGGTTTCTCCGCCATCTATGTCAGTGCCGGGCGGCGCGGGCTGGAGGTCGAGTTGAGCGCCGAGGTCCTGGCCGAACATACCCAGGCGCAGTTCGCCGATATCGGTCGCTGATCCGCCCGGCACCATGGGTTGCGCCGGCCGCATCAGCGCGCGCCGAGCTTGAAGCGAAGGCCAGACACTGGCACTGTCGGCATCGCCGCCGCGCTTCCCTGACAGGGCCGGGTGCGGCGTATCATGGAGTGGGGCGGTAACGGCGCCCGCATCGGCAGGAGGCTAGGCGAACAGTGAAAGGCGTTGGTTGGGTGACGGGAGGCCTGTTGGCGGCTTTGCTGCTGAGCAGCGCCTGCGCCAGGGCTGAAACCCTGGTCATGGAGGCCGACGTCTGGTGCCCTGTCAATTGCGCGCAGGATGCCGAGCGCCCCGGCATCTTCGTCGAGCTGGCCATGCAGATCTTTGCCGAGGCCGGCATTCAGGTCGAATACCGCGTCACCAACTGGGCGCGCGCCGTGCAGGACGTGCGCAGCGGCCGCGCCAACGCCTTGGTCGGCGCTGGCGTGCGCGACGCGCCGGACTTTCTCTTCGGCCGGTCGGCGCCAGGTATCTCCCGCAACTGTTTCTATGCCCGAGCCGACAGCACCTGGCGCTATACCGGGTTGGATTCGCTCGCCGGGATTCGTCTGGGCGTGATCAACGGCTACAGCTACGGCCAGGAGCTCGATGAGTACATCCGCCGTTATCAGCGAGAACAGGAGCGATTGCAGCTCGCCGCCGGCGAGCAGGCACTGGCGCTGAACGTGCGCAAGGTCGAACTGGGGCGCCTGGATGCCTTGCTGGAAAACACCTGGGTCATGGCCTTGTATCAGGATCAGCACGGCAATCATGACGACCTGGTTCAGGTCGGCTGCCGGGTGCCGGACGTGCCGATCTACATCGCGTTCTCCCCGGCGCTGCCCTCCAGCGCCCGCTACCGCGACATCTTCGACGAGGGTGTGCGGCGTTACCGGCAGGATGGCCGTCTCGACGCCTTGCTGCAGCGCTACGGTATCCACACGCAGCCCTGATTGCACTGTTGCGCCGTAATGGCGGCGCGCTGTATCGCAGCCAGGCGATGCGATGCAGGCATGCTGAGCCTATCTGCCGCCTAGAGGAAATCCCGATGCTCCTGCCTTTTCATCAAATCGACGCCTTCAGCGACAAGCCCTTCGCGGGCAACCCGGCGGTGGTCTATCGCCTCGAGCACTGGCTCGAGGATGGGCTGATGCAGCAGATCGCCGCCGAGCACAACCTGGCCGAAACCGCGTTCGTGGTGAAGGAGGGCATAGCCTGGCGCATCCGCTGGTTCACGCCGACCACCGAAGTACCGCTGTGCGGGCATGCCACGCTGGCCAGCGCCCATGCCTTGTTCGAATGCCATGGCGAGCCGGGTGAGCGTATCGATTTCGACTATGTGGACGGCACCTTGTCGGTCGGCCGCGAAGGTGATCGCCTGGTGCTGGATTTTCCCTGCGTGCAGCCGACGCCGATTGCCACGCCCCGGGGGTTGGCAGAAATTCTCGGGCAGGTGCCGGTTGCCGTGCTGGATGCGCCGCAACTGCTGGTGGTACTCGAATCCGCGGCCGCGGTACGGGCCTGCCAGCCCGATCTGCGTGCGCTGGCGCAATTGCCCTGGTCGGCGGTGATCGTTACGGCGAAAGGCGAGACGGTCGATTTCGTGTCGCGCAACTTCGCGCCGGCGGTGGGCATCGACGAGGATCCGGTTACCGGTTCGGCGCACTGCATCCTCACGCCGTACTGGGTGCAGCAGTTGGGTAAGGCGGAGCTGAGCGCCTACCAGGGCGGCGCTCGCGGGGGCTTTCTGTGGTGCCGTCTGAATGGCGAGCGGGTAGCGATCGCTGGGCAGGCCCGGGTGGTGAGTAGTGGCCAGCTATACCTCTAGTCCGCCCGCTCCAGCGTGGAGGGCGCCGCCACGCTGCCGGCAGCAGCGAAGGCCACCAGGTGATCGGCGGCAACGCGGATACCCACCTGTTCACCAGGCAGGTGATCGGCGTGGCTGGGGAACAACGCTTCCAGCTGGCTGCCGGTGGGCAACTGCAGGCGATACAGGGTGGCGGCGCCGAGAAAGCTCTTGCCGACGATCTTGGCCTTTTGCGCGCTCTGTGGGTCGCGGACGATATCGTCCGGGCGCAGCAGCACATCCACCGCGCTGCCAACCGGCCAGGCATAGGCACGATTGCCGCGGATCACGCCCAGCTCGGTCTGCACCTCGTCGGGCGCCAATAGCTGGCCACGAATGAAGTAACCCTGGCCGATAAAACTGGCAACGAAGGGCGTCTGCGGCTCGTGGTAGAGGTTGAACGGCGTGTC
Above is a genomic segment from Pseudomonas argentinensis containing:
- the glpK gene encoding glycerol kinase GlpK — its product is MTDKNYLIALDQGTTSSRAIIFDRDANVVCIAQREFTQHYPQSGWVEHDPMEIFATQSAVMVEALAQAGLHHDQVAAIGITNQRETTVVWDKNTGRPIHNAIVWQCRRSTEICQQLKRDGLEEYIQETTGLVTDPYFSGTKLKWILDHVEGSRERARKGELLFGTIDSWLIWKFTGGKVHVTDYTNAARTLLFNIHTLQWDAKMLEVLDIPREMLPEVKSSSEVYGHTKSGIAIAGIAGDQQAALFGQMCVEPGQAKNTYGTGCFLLMNTGDKAVKSQHGMLTTIACGPRGEVAYALEGAIFNAGSTIQWLRDELKVVNDAYDTEYFAGKVKDSNGVYLVPAFTGLGAPYWDPYARGGLLGLTRGVKIDHIIRAALESIAYQTRDVLDAMQQDSGERLKSLRVDGGAVANNFLMQFQADILGTHVERPQMRETTALGAAYLAGLATGFWSSLDELRGKAVIEREFEPQLADTDKEKFYEGWKKAVGRTRDWQPHEAQQ
- a CDS encoding MIP/aquaporin family protein, with amino-acid sequence MTAALQQPSLSGQCMAEFLGTALLIFFGTGCVAALKVAGASFGLWEISIIWGVGVSMAIYLTAGVSGAHLNPAVSVALWLFAGFEKRKLPFYILAQIAGAFCGALLVYTLYSGLFSEFEQANQMVRGSQASLELASVFSTFPNPALSTGQAFMVEVVITAILMGVIMSITDDNNGLPRGPMAPLLIGLLIAVIGSAMGPLTGFAMNPARDFGPKLMTFIMGWGEISLTGGRDIPYFLVPIFAPILGACLGAAAYRTLVARHLPSVVEAPTAERAADRDVKAS
- a CDS encoding DeoR/GlpR family transcriptional regulator — encoded protein: MNLPPRQQQILDLIRERGYVSIEELATQFVVTPQTIRRDINQLADANLLRRYHGGAAYDSSVENTAYAMRADQMRQEKQRIGEAVAAQIPDHASLFINIGTTTEAIARALLNHNHLKIITNNLNVAAMLAAKDDFDVLLTGGNVRRDGGLVGQASVDFINQFKVDFALVGISGIDEDGSLLDFDYQEVRVSQAIIANARQVILAADSSKFGRNAMIRLGPISLIDCLVTDQQPVAGLCQLLDQHKIRLDVV
- a CDS encoding DHCW motif cupin fold protein; amino-acid sequence: MNISDIPFGVTDWSQISATEHAGETGMAYWRTCQFGTLRVRMVEYTAGYLADHWCKKGHILLCLEGELHTELEDGRRFVMTPGMSYQVADEAEAHRSSTTRGARLFIVD
- the ybaK gene encoding Cys-tRNA(Pro) deacylase produces the protein MTPALNLLKKVRAAHRIHSYEHDPKAASYGLEAAEKLDLEPAQVFKTLLVASEKGELLVAVVPVVGSLDLKALAHAAGVKKVDMAPVDAAQRATGYLVGGISPLGQKKRLRTFIDSSARGFSAIYVSAGRRGLEVELSAEVLAEHTQAQFADIGR
- a CDS encoding protease inhibitor I42 family protein, coding for MINANRLPLLAGLVLLSACASPSKSLQVQKQSQCPISLQAGQQLILSLPSNPTTGYRWTVQEDAAAVLKALGPEVYSAAEDSDLVGGDGHSTWRFQATEPGEAQLLLTYAQPWDTSAAPADTFDCQIRVR
- a CDS encoding PhzF family phenazine biosynthesis protein gives rise to the protein MLLPFHQIDAFSDKPFAGNPAVVYRLEHWLEDGLMQQIAAEHNLAETAFVVKEGIAWRIRWFTPTTEVPLCGHATLASAHALFECHGEPGERIDFDYVDGTLSVGREGDRLVLDFPCVQPTPIATPRGLAEILGQVPVAVLDAPQLLVVLESAAAVRACQPDLRALAQLPWSAVIVTAKGETVDFVSRNFAPAVGIDEDPVTGSAHCILTPYWVQQLGKAELSAYQGGARGGFLWCRLNGERVAIAGQARVVSSGQLYL
- the glpD gene encoding glycerol-3-phosphate dehydrogenase → MSTPSLSNSPLSEVYDIAVVGGGINGAGIACDAAGRGLSVFLCEKDDLARHTSSASSKLIHGGLRYLEHHEFRLVREALAEREVLLAKAPHIVSPMRFILPHRPHLRPAWMIRAGLFLYDNLGKRKALPRSRGLSFGADSPLKAEISKGFEYSDCWVDDARLVVLNAMAAREHGAHVHTHTRCVSARRSKGAWEVDLERADGSRFSIRAKALVNAAGPWVARFIRDDLQQKSPYGIRLIQGSHIVVPRLFEGKEAYILQNEDRRIVFAIPYLDRFTLIGTTDREYQGDPAAVSISEEETGYLLKVVNDHFRKSLSREDILHSYAGVRPLCDDESDEPSAITRDYTLSLSAQGNEPPLLSVFGGKLTTYRKLAESALAQLAPFFPNMQARWTAEAPLPGGENMQSRESLVEALRARHSWLTAELASRWAITYGSRIWQLLDKVQGEADLGEHFGHGLYAREVDYLREQEWATEVDDILWRRSKLGLFLSGAERSRLEAYLAPGEASALLTSVPVAHPGDALADVAVPRQATAP
- a CDS encoding substrate-binding periplasmic protein, which gives rise to MAALLLSSACARAETLVMEADVWCPVNCAQDAERPGIFVELAMQIFAEAGIQVEYRVTNWARAVQDVRSGRANALVGAGVRDAPDFLFGRSAPGISRNCFYARADSTWRYTGLDSLAGIRLGVINGYSYGQELDEYIRRYQREQERLQLAAGEQALALNVRKVELGRLDALLENTWVMALYQDQHGNHDDLVQVGCRVPDVPIYIAFSPALPSSARYRDIFDEGVRRYRQDGRLDALLQRYGIHTQP
- a CDS encoding alpha/beta fold hydrolase, whose product is MRVVIFLAAWLCSLSSLATETCKVGMGVERASVGKVSLAYQSIGRRSDPALLLVMGLGGQLIHWPDDVVEQLCEQGFRVIRFDNRDVGLSRWNAEAPSANLAYEVLRYRLGLAVGAPYGLRDMAADSLGLMDALGIGEFHLLGASMGGMIAQHIADMAPQRVRSLTLVMTSSGAQGLPAPSPALLHLLARREAPSREVALEQQADLLAALGSPSVVDDRAALLQQAEIAYDRAFNPAGVERQLLAILAEGSRVDLLNRLQVPTLVVHGTADPLLPVMHGVHVAAHIRGSELRLIPGLAHRFQERFKAPLLAAVLPHLQAHRQDVQLVQM
- the metR gene encoding transcriptional regulator MetR, encoding MLEIRHLKTLHALRETDSLVEAADRLHLTQSALSHQFKELEERLGMQLFVRKTKPVRFTSAGLRLLQLCDSVLPLLRSAERDLSRLAGGTAGRLHMAIECHSCFQWLMPTIDQFRDAWPEVELDLASGFSFAPLPALARGDLDLVVTSDPLELSGITYVPLFTYEAMLAVANQHALANRAYIRPEDLLKETLITYPVERDRLDIFTRFLEPADIEPAQVRTSELTVMMMQLVASGRGVCGLPNWALHEYSSRGYVTAKRLGDKGLFATLYAGVRTDMLDAPFMRDFLLTAKDTSFANLEGVSVARH